The Platichthys flesus chromosome 5, fPlaFle2.1, whole genome shotgun sequence genome contains the following window.
cccccccccccccccacacacacacactcttcaatATGAATATGTAAAGTAGTGCAAATGCAATAGACAGTATATTATGTACAGTGTGTGATAAGGTGAAGTATGAAACTGATGCACCACTGTTAAAAGATACAGTTCAACTCTAgatgtgtttcttcagtgtcTCACCTGCTTTCACGGtgaatcagatttttttttttacagattacAACTGTGCAAACAGAACCGTGTTCAGTCCGTCCAGACTGGTGGTGAGGCACGGTGACCCGACCTCTGCCACCTGCTCCCTGTGCCCGTCGTGCCCAGATGACATTTTCGATGTGGAAAAATCGGTTGGATCCAAcgtgaaaaatggaaaaacgATCACATGGACGGTTGAAAAAATGATGGAGTGGAAAACGActccaaagtgtttttatactACCAAAACTAATATCCAGTGTTGCACTCCGCTGAACGTTATGGTGTACAGTAAGTTTACTTCTATTTATAAGATTTAtactctctcgctctttctctctatccatccatccatccatccatctatttgTCTGTCTCCACAGAGACTCCAGACCTGGTCTCCATCAGCTTTTTGAATCACTCCGGGCCGTTGTTCGAGTCCCGTAACTACACTCTGCAGTGCGAGGTGCAGAACGTGGCTCCGATAAGAAGTGTCCACGTGACCTTCTTCAGAGGTCAGACAGAACTGGGCCAGAAACGGCCCTTGAGTAAACCACAGGAGAAACCAGTGACTGAGGTCTTCTCTCTGAGCATCTCCACCACTGAAGAAGATGATGGAGCTCAGTACTGGTGTCAAGTCAAGCTGGAGCTGGGACCTGATGGACCACAGACCCCTCCGATGGTTGCGTCAAAACACGTGATCGCTACTGTCCACTGTGAGTCTGATAACAAAGAATGTTTGGCTGGGAAACTGGATGGAAGCTAGATTAGACCAAAAAGGGGTCAAGAAGCTACAAGCGGACTAAACTGAACCAGAGATTAGTCAGGTGTTCATAAACACATCTCCAGATCAAAGTCGGTCTCCATCTGCAGCACTGTGTCGATTCATTACTTGTTTGTGCTTCTCCCACACAGATAAACCCAAGCAGCTGGTGCCATCACCTCCAGATGTGATCACCCTCACACAAGGAGATCTTCTGGAACTGGACTGCACGGCCGTGGGGAACCCCAGCCCCTCGTACACCTGGACATCCCTGGCGGAAGGCGTCCCCCCGTCCAACAGCAGCATCCTCACCATCCAGTCTGTGGCTTCTGGGCACGAGGGGCTGTACACCTGCTCTGTCAGCAACGACATGGGCACAAACACTGTGATGTTCAGGGTGCATGTCAAACGTGAGTTGTTCTTTCCCAGTCCAGTTCCTTGGATACAGCTGTggtcagacctgcactgaacttcAGATGTTCCTCTGGAATTATCCGGCAGGCCCTGTAGTAAAAACTCCTGAGAATGTCCAAGCGAGTCCATGTGAGCCAGggttcatccttcgccaaaggagacgatgttgtcataactccactgtgcattgtcctatcaccaccaaacatCTGTCACTTGATCAGAGTCCAAgactgaacagctctatgtgtcaacatttcctcagtgtcatagcacAACCAACTGAttcgccatgaaacaggaagtactttgtaaatccactctgcattatccagcCGGCTccgaactactgacctatgatcataatcctgacctgaacagctccatatgtTAATATTAGtgcagggtcatagcgccacctattgatcagtgtgaaaatgatgtTGTTACAACATTGTCTCaatgacacaaaattgctcacgctacatcagagcccctacttgaacagatctatcaGTAAGTATGTAATactggcgccacctactggcagcCGGAAGTAAGCTTTGGTTTACAGCTATCATTCGATTTACAGAAATTGTTCACCGTGTGATCTGCAATTGATAGCatggaccgtaatgagcaattagcaggcaaggatcgacGTCTCGTGAgggacgcaggaagtgaagtgtttatcttttccgcagtgcgcaaaacgcatgcaacgtggagccGTGTGCCTGCTCgccgatcgctctctccaccaaCCGCAACAGGTCAGGGGTTGCGTGTGCTCGGGCCCGATCAGTTCTACCATGTAGCCCTAGTGGTTATTGTAAGCTATGCATACAacgaaacacaaccacacaacaacagagacaaaccacAACCGACTTAGAGTAGATATACTAATAAAAACAGGGGCAGAAGCTACAGGTCAAGTTTGGATGTGCATGCTTTAtgcttcatatgtgaaaggaagGATCCGGATAATGTCTGTGAAAAAGAAAGTTCATTGTGTGTTGATGATACATGTTTTGACATGGTCTGATGTTcaatcttctcttttcctcttctttctttagCCTACATCCTCCCGTACATAGTAGTTGCTGCTGTCGTGGTTATCGCCTGCTTGATGGGAGGAGCCTTCTTTCTCTACAAACGAAGCAAACAACACAAGGCCGTACCCACTGCAGAGATGTAGAGTGAGTCCGTGGGAAGATGCGACAAGTGTGTGGAGAAGTTGTGTTGTGACACGCTGCAGAGTTGGTGTCGGACTCGTGGCCTGAGtgtcatctctctctcgctgtcatTTCCTGTCGTCTCTCTACTGACCACATAAAATGGCCCAAATGAGTTCAGTCTCAACTTGTTTGAGTGTCTGTATCTCAAGTTTAACACATCCTCAGGGTTTAACTTTGGTTTTAGGccaatttatacatttcatttgaCAGACGAAACCACATTGTTGGAcaaaattttgaaaaatgattCACATATTCTTTCACAGTGAAGTTCCCAAATGTATTTCTATGACTTGTTAAAGTTAAGTTGAACTCTAAACTATATTTTTTGAGTTACCCAAggaagtatatattttttttggtgAAAGAAAgatcatttctctctttttctgttttcagtgaaTGTACAGATAGTGTGTCGTTAAAAATCCTGTGTAAATGTGAAGCTAATAAAGTATTTGGTGGCTAAATGGGTCACTTGTTgtgcttttttatatattaaaatttTTTAAAATGGAACTAAtaatgtctgagtgtgtgttagtctaTGTTCTGTCTG
Protein-coding sequences here:
- the LOC133953674 gene encoding B-cell receptor CD22-like produces the protein MFSRYVLVIVSLVDLLSDFRVSCCDYNCANRTVFSPSRLVVRHGDPTSATCSLCPSCPDDIFDVEKSVGSNVKNGKTITWTVEKMMEWKTTPKCFYTTKTNIQCCTPLNVMVYKTPDLVSISFLNHSGPLFESRNYTLQCEVQNVAPIRSVHVTFFRGQTELGQKRPLSKPQEKPVTEVFSLSISTTEEDDGAQYWCQVKLELGPDGPQTPPMVASKHVIATVHYKPKQLVPSPPDVITLTQGDLLELDCTAVGNPSPSYTWTSLAEGVPPSNSSILTIQSVASGHEGLYTCSVSNDMGTNTVMFRVHVKPYILPYIVVAAVVVIACLMGGAFFLYKRSKQHKAVPTAEM